Proteins from a genomic interval of Coccinella septempunctata chromosome 2, icCocSept1.1, whole genome shotgun sequence:
- the LOC123306751 gene encoding methyltransferase N6AMT1 — protein sequence MELSTAKYDLKHYANVYEPREDSFLLLDALELQISFLKTFKPLLTLEVGSGSGVVVTSLASVIKDSAYFAVDINNEACMATKNTARLNGCNIEVLNSNLIDGFKSCLFDLVLFNPPYVITDSDEYDRDIINKAWAGGLMGREIIDKFIERLPKILSKRGLCYLLLLKENNVHEIGTKLSGLNFMSQIILERKIIGENLLVMKIFREG from the coding sequence ATGGAATTAAGCACTGCTAAGTATGATCTCAAGCATTATGCAAATGTTTATGAACCAAGGGAAGATTCTTTTCTTTTATTAGATGCATTAGAGctacaaatttcatttttaaagaCTTTCAAACCTTTGTTGACACTTGAGGTTGGTTCGGGAAGTGGGGTTGTTGTTACTTCATTGGCTTCTGTTATTAAAGATAGTGCATACTTTGCTGTTGATATCAATAATGAAGCATGCATGGCCACAAAAAATACTGCTAGACTCAATGGTTGTAACATTGAAGTCCTGAATTCAAACCTAATTGATGGATTTAAAAGTTGCCTATTTGATTTGGTATTATTCAATCCTCCTTATGTTATAACTGATTCAGACGAGTATGATAGGGACATAATAAATAAGGCATGGGCTGGTGGACTTATGGGTAGGGAAATAATTGATAAATTTATTGAAAGACTTCCGAAAATACTTTCGAAAAGAGGTTTATGTTATCTTTTGTTATTAAAGGAAAATAATGTTCATGAAATAGGAACCAAATTGAGTGGATTAAATTTCATGAGCCAAATCATCttggaaagaaaaataattGGTGAGAACTTACTggtcatgaaaattttcagggAAGGTTGA